The Juglans regia cultivar Chandler chromosome 6, Walnut 2.0, whole genome shotgun sequence genome contains the following window.
GAGCGCAATCTGCTACCGGACGCTGTAATCCGGAGGCTCACACGGCTGCTCTTGGCCGGCCGCCTTCGCTCCGAATACAAGCCATCTTCTGAGCTCCAACTCTCCCACCTCCTCCAATTCGTGCATTGTAaacccctctctctttctccctctaaatcatcatttttttttaaaaaacttttggcCGTTCCTAACTTCTAAACGCTTACTTGTAGCTCTAAGAGAGATGCCCATAGCTATCAAGACTGATGAGCCAAAGGCTCAACATTATGAACTACCAACCTCCTTCTTCGAGTTGGTCCTTGGAAAGAATCTTAAATATAGGTTAATTTTCTGGGCACCAAAGTTTTCAATCTTGTTGGGTTCCTGTATGTATCTGAATATCAAAGGTTATGGTTAGCATAAATGTCGTTTTCAATATTGTTTTGTGCAGTTGTTGCTACTTCTCTGACAAGTCAAAAACTCTGGAGGATGCTGAAGAAGCAATGCTGGAACTCTACTGTGAGAGGTCACAGTTAAAAGATGGTCACGCTGTTcttgatgttggatgtggctgGGGTTCACTCTCTTTATACATCGCAAATAAGTATAGAAACTGCAAGGTTACAGGGATTTGTAATTCAACAACCCAGAAAGCATTTATTGAGAAGCAGTGTGGGTATGCCACTCTAACCACCCATATGCCTTGTGACGACCACACACACAGATGCATACCTTAGATTCTTTTGGATTTAAATCaggttgaattatttaatactcTGTATTTTGCTTAAGCAATCACCTTAGGTTCTAAATCATTCCAGCTGTCTTCTGTAGGGATCTTCAGCTGCAAAATTTGGAGATCATTGTTGCAGATATTAGCACATTTGAAATGGAAACTTCCTATGACCGAATATT
Protein-coding sequences here:
- the LOC109003060 gene encoding (S)-coclaurine N-methyltransferase-like, coding for MEGGLLQGPYDATVQLMLASLERNLLPDAVIRRLTRLLLAGRLRSEYKPSSELQLSHLLQFVHSLREMPIAIKTDEPKAQHYELPTSFFELVLGKNLKYSCCYFSDKSKTLEDAEEAMLELYCERSQLKDGHAVLDVGCGWGSLSLYIANKYRNCKVTGICNSTTQKAFIEKQCGDLQLQNLEIIVADISTFEMETSYDRIFSIEMFEHMKNYKDLLKKISKWMKQDSLLFVHHFCHKAFAYHFEDINEDDWITRYFFTGGTMPSANLLLYFQDDVSVVDHWLVNGNHYAQTSEEWLKRMDKNSTSIKPIMESTYGKDSAVKWTVYWRTFFIAVAELFGYNNGEEWMVALYLFKKK